The following are encoded in a window of Castanea sativa cultivar Marrone di Chiusa Pesio chromosome 5, ASM4071231v1 genomic DNA:
- the LOC142636808 gene encoding VQ motif-containing protein 11: MASTNNNNNMNSPSYLSSDPTSPNTTFVQADPSTFRAVVQKLTGAPEDPSAQKLPLNHKPHHLSAAEMGPRKPTFKLHERRLATKKLELKFNPGLNPFGPSPSSSSSPSGPYVRPMIFSPVSPFELELYARGSPRTPREVVEEEEERAIAEKGFYLHPSPLSTPRGSDPPELLPLFPLHSPTAAQTIRNNNNIHNLSSSPS; the protein is encoded by the coding sequence atggcttccaccaacaacaacaacaacatgaaCTCACCAAGCTATTTGTCATCAGACCCAACCTCACCCAACACCACTTTCGTCCAAGCCGACCCATCAACTTTCCGAGCCGTGGTCCAGAAACTAACCGGAGCTCCGGAAGACCCATCAGCCCAAAAGCTCCCTCTCAACCACAAACCCCACCACCTCTCCGCCGCCGAAATGGGTCCCAGAAAACCCACCTTCAAACTCCACGAGCGCAGACTCGCCACCAAAAAGCTCGAGCTCAAGTTCAACCCAGGCCTAAACCCATTTGGCCCATcaccatcatcttcatcttctccgTCTGGGCCTTACGTGAGGCCCATGATCTTCTCCCCAGTCTCACCATTTGAGCTGGAGCTCTACGCGCGTGGAAGTCCACGCACGCCGCGTGAAGTAgtggaggaagaagaagagagagcaaTTGCTGAGAAAGGGTTCTATTTGCATCCAAGTCCACTCTCTACTCCACGTGGCTCTGACCCTCCTGAGCTTCTGCCTTTGTTTCCTCTCCATTCTCCTACTGCTGCACAAACCATTAGGAATAACAACAACATTCataatctttcttcttctccttcttaa